ATCCAAAGCATACATACATAACCCTAGGTCACGAGAAAACGTAACCAAAGCATCATGCATGCATTCAAACCTCACATACCCTTATGAACAGACCCTAATACATACATTACATCACTTGAATAATCCAAATTCAATCATTGACATGTTATACCCCAATAAAACCCAATTATATTCCATATGATTATCACCACACccttacaaaatatatttgctTGGAAACTCCCAAGCATCATCACTTTGTTCTCCTTTAGCATCAAACCCTCTGTtgggataacccaacaaaacatacataatacattCATAAGGAAAATCATCACAAATATTACTAAAAACCTATTCCCATGCACACAGAAACCCTTGCCCAACAATAGCAAtagataatcataatcataaccatataaacatatatcaaacaagGATTTGCAAGTAAGTAAATCAAGAATACATAGTATACAACAAACAATGGTAAGCTTCCCCATACTTTGGCCAATCCTAAGGCTTTGTTTATACTCTAAAACACCATCAATCTCTAAGGTTTCTGTAGTTCTTCCACTTCTCTTTGAGAAACgcctctctccctctctctctctcccaatctctctctttttcattttagatgTAGGTTAACAATGTGAAGACCCTAgtttcctcctctccttttttatcttttctcactttatctctatcttttcaattaaaataagatttctCACTAATCTCTATAACCACCAAAATTtcctctcttattttctcttaaccactttttaaaatttcaacatattttattttcattaatatactTTCTACACCCTTCTCACTTAATGTTTGCACCATTTAATGAAGGTAAAAAGACCCTTTTGTCCTTGGgcccaaaaatacaaataaaacaaaagttttccttaactctctttctttctagGATTGAACCCATACTAATTCAAATCACCCTTCTATCATCAATCCAACAGATCATATTGGTAACATCGCACAAATACAAATCACTAAATTATCTAAATTAATAgcatatttatcatttattgcactttatcaataataacataaaataatcaacataaattaaaattctaagaaatatataatcatCACACTCACATTATCAAACAATAATACTTAAGTCTTAAAACTACTTTATTTCCTAATTACCACATTTTCCTTGGATCTTACAACATGCTCATAAGTTTTATTTATCGAAATAGGAGTTACTCACATTTCTCGCGACAACAACAAATAAGTACAGAAGATGACATATGACTTACAATcacaacaaaatcaacacaacaaCATGGCTTATCAGACAAACATCATAGAAAAACAACCACCACACCTTATACATCAAACAAAATGTTTAGAAAACACTACAACACATAACAGAAAAACACATCAAACAGCTCGACAATCACTCGAAACAACTCGTTACTCATTCAAAATAACCTATCAATCACACTCAACAATCATAAATtacacataaattaattttaatttgtaaaaacaatcatcttatttttctacttttttttcttctaaaaccTATTAATGAGAAATCTATCCATACAAACCATCactataaaaagagaaaaaaaaaagtgcgtATAACATTCCCGAAAAACCTTCTAACTTTATTATTAGTTAGAATTATTGAtaacttctaaaaatatttatgaattaatttgtattaccaatatagttttttaaaattctccatatcaaataaattacttttcaaaaattcaCCATTCAAACATGTATCTTTCAGCAATTTTCATTTGTAACTTTATATCTTTGGTTCTTTATTcaaaaaacagtgattttcatattaTAAGAACGTGTTTGAAAACTCCTCATAAggatttatttgtaaaaataaattaatttgtaaaaactatttcatataattttatttttatttttaatttcaacttgTAAGAATAtgttcattcattttttttttctttattctaagTTTTTATACAAACGAATTGTTTAAACAGGTagtgaattgaaaaaaaaaataaaacatattgcGCATTCTCTAACACTTCTTTCTAACCTactctattatatattaaaatttataaaaaagttccagaaatatttatatgaacAAAATTGTATTACCAgcattttacttataaatattaaattttgtctgaagttttaaaaatatttatgaggTAAACTTAATCACCAGCATTTCCCTTTTAAAAATTAGTCTTCAATGTATGAGAAACTTTACTGATAATAAAATACCTCGAAAACAGAGACTAAAATGGCTGGAGCCAAATAATAGATTGTATTGGACTTATAAATACCATttattaatttacaattttgaCCTATCTTCCGTTCAAAGGGTTATGACAAATTTTCCCTCTCTTGCTTGCAAGGTCTATGTGACAGCTGTGTCAATCAAGTGTGTCTTTCAGATAAGGCTTCTTATGGATTGGTTTGGATTCCGCAAACCATATTAGCTGGGACAGCTATGTCAATCATTTTAGGATACGACAGGTTAAGATCTGTTGCACAAATCAAGAGTGGCATAATTAGCAGTTGAATTAGCAACAATGCTTATTAAAAAAACAGATTTGACTAATCTTTTGTAAAGTTTTGCTAGCACTTACTTGCCATGATGTTCTTGAACTTTTCCTggaaaaggagggaccaaaattaCTACACAAGAAGGGGCTAACCAGCAGTAGATTAAAAATGTGACTAGCaagttttaaaacttattttagcTACATGTTATGAATCAAAGGGTCTACTACTTTTACAAATCTCATTGCAGAAATGAAAGTCAATGATAACATGTATTCACATTTCATGAACATGTCTGACCAAACAGTAGCTTCTAACAGATAGCTGAATGAGTGCTTTACAGACATATCTCACTACCCTCTTGATAATGCAGAGAAATTGAGGATTAGATATCACCAACAAAGTAAACTAAGCAAATTCTCCACTGATAGGACTGAGATCTATCTACCAATTCAAATATAATGCCTTTTCCATTATATATTTGTCAACATCTTAGATGATACTGACTATGACAGCAATTTTAGCTGTAAGCTGGTTTCTGTTTTAAGCATTCTACATTACAGTGGCGTGTATTTCCAGTAGGATCTCTAGAATAGTGTTTCTTCATATTTAACCACTTAGTTTCATTTGGTGCATTGAGCTAAAACTATATGGATGTCATCAAACATTACCTCATCCTTTGTTAGACGTGGATTGTGTTCCATTTCCTCTCCAACAGTGCTTACCTAAAATCAGTAACTTGTATAAGCAACTCGCAACacatttagaaagaaaaaaagcttAAGGGTGTCCTTACAGTGAATCCTCTGTAGTCATGAGCTGGATAAATTAACGTACTCTTGGGCAATGTACAAATCTGTTTCCATGAAAAACATGATCAATTTAGTATTAATATTGAGGATGAACAGACCAGAAATATCTTTTACTTCATGCCTGTGTATGGATTGATTTGTAAAGCTGCTCTGAACTCCCACCCTGCATTAGGCAGCAATGAATAAATTTGAGATGATATTAGAAAACCGCTAGTAAGATCAAAACCTAAGTCCAATGTCATTCAAAAGTTGAGGTAACATAACATTTGTTCATATAAAACTTTGAACAGTCTTGAGAAGCATAACTAAGGAAAATGGGAAAGAAGAATGTACCTGAAAATCTGTCCTTCCACATCCACGTATTAATACGGCATCTCCAGTGAATGCCATCCTTGGTTGAGGTTGATCAGGTGCATCTCCAGTAACATAGGTAACACAACCTTTGGTATGACCAGGAGTTGCACGGACCTACATCGTTAAAGAGAATAGTACATATTACAGACTATAATGTAGATGATACACAAAAACATTGATGAGCTCTCCCCACCCATGGACAACAGAAAATAAGAGACATTTATCAAGttaatttaaagacaaaaatccttcATAATTGAAACAGATGTACCCAAAATGAGGGAGTCAAAACTACATGTCAGTATGTcatctataataaaaataagatgaaatcaTCCTCAAGTGTCCTTCTTTATTTCTCCAACCAAGATTACAGTCATAGCAAGCTAGCTTTCAACATTGCCACAATTTAGTTTAACATAAAGCTGCAATTAAATTAATGACAATGACCTATCCATCAGCTTGATAAATCAGAGTCCTTTTTCATTTAGAAATATGGGTACTGATGTCATAAATGATGTTGAATACTGGAAGCTGCATCAAATTATATGCAATGTCTGTCTTCATAAGTTTAGAGTTTCACAGACTGGATATTCATTTATCATATTATACAAAGAAATAGATAGATCAAGCAACCTATATAGAACCCCTCATCCCTTATCAAGGACTTAATGAAATGCAAGGTATCTTTGATAACCCCCAATCATTTGGCAACAACACCAGTCAAAAAACAAGTTATAACTGTTGAGAATCCACAATAACGTTGACTAAACATTAGGGAAGCAGCTGGAGACTTACCTCTAGAAAAAGATCACCAAAATGGACCTTATCACCTGGCTCAACATAAAGATCGGCCGTTGCACCACTTGCTTTTGAAATAACAGATTTTACACCGGATACTTTTCTCTATGCGTGATAAGTGGATAACAAAAACACACCAAGTTACCTCCACAGCAAAAACTATTCACAAATATTGGAAAAACTTCCTCTGCCCTTAAATTGTTTACAGGGTCAACAACACATCCTACTTTACatagaaaacatttttacaaaCATTTTATGAACTGAGGGAATGAAGGATGAGATGGAAGTAACAATACAGAAGGTGCACACCTTGATAAGGCCAGTCCCAGTGACATGATCCGCATGCACATGTGTGTTCAAGGCATACACAAGCTTCAACCCCAGTTGCTCAATAAGCAACACGTCTCTATCTACTGTTCTATCAACCGGGTCAATCAACTGAAATTTCAACAGAAAATTTCATCAATCACCAAACaacagaaagtaaaaaaaaaaaaaacaaaaagactaTTTATGCTATCCTTCAATCAGAATTCAACATGTAtgatgaatttattaaattctATAAAAACTACTTAAAAGTCGTATCTACCATGATTTCTGATTCATACGATTAAAAAGAAGACTTTTCTATTGTGGCCCATCATCCAATTCACTAAAGGCCTAAAAAACCTCAAAGGAAAAAACCTATAGTCCAATCCCCAAAAAGCCTCCCAGCCACATAAAAACACCCCACAAACATTCAACCACACTTCAAAATTCAATCTTTAATTCACACAAATTTCCCCACAAGAACAAAATTGAGAGAATCCTACAAGGGCTGGTCTTTCTGGGTGCGAGGCATCCGCGAGAAGGTAGGTGTAGGTGGAAGATTCCTTCTCAAAGAGCTGGCGGAACAATAGCttggaggaagaggaagaggagaaaGAAGCCATTTGCGATCTGGGTTTGAGAATTGGTTTAGAAACGGAAACAGAGAGAGGAAAAGGCGAGGCTTTGGAAGCGCAGAGTGTGGTGAAGCAGAATCGTAGCATATTTGGGAGCATAAATAGTCGCTAGAATCAAAAGGGCTGCGTTAAAATGGGATAGAGATTGAGGTTGTAGTTGTTGGGTTGTGAGTGTGAAGggaataaagaaataattgatGACGATGATTTCGATCAAGAGCCCATAGACAAGTTCGTCATTTGCGCTGTGTTCGTTTGGTCTCAATATATTGTTTAAGCTGATTGGTGAGAAAGGAATTACGAAATTGAAGTTGGTGAGTGTCAATGGATGTCACGTTGGATGCTTAAAGGCTCCTAGTTATTGATATTTGGTGGTGCTGCCATTTTATATCGTGTTTTCCACTCACTCGTCTGATTCAGAGATGATGCACACATTATTCCAGAAGCAATTATGCATGCCacttaactaattttttttggcAATGCAAAGTGACAAAGTAACAGAATGTACTTGAATATACCTAAAgtatataactaattttaatatactaACTGATTccgtttttttatttatcattttgtgtaatttttctttactttattgaaattgataattttttttaatttcataatcgCATttaattatcttcttttttttgaaaaaaaaaatattcttataactattgttaaaataaaacatctaGTTGAGGGTAGAGTTTAAGACTCTTCCGGTAAATACTTAGTATATATTCTTTGGTAAAGAAGCAACACAAAAACGGTATAAAGCAGTTTTATATTtatggataaaaatatttagacaatatttttttgacaacatttgaacattgattacgtgtcaatatgtgattggtcaaaaattactccacaataatgtttatgattattattattgattgtggagtaatttttgaccaatcacatattgacacgtaatcaatattcaaatgttgtcaaaaaaatgtt
This DNA window, taken from Vigna radiata var. radiata cultivar VC1973A chromosome 5, Vradiata_ver6, whole genome shotgun sequence, encodes the following:
- the LOC106759670 gene encoding persulfide dioxygenase ETHE1 homolog, mitochondrial; protein product: MLPNMLRFCFTTLCASKASPFPLSVSVSKPILKPRSQMASFSSSSSSKLLFRQLFEKESSTYTYLLADASHPERPALLIDPVDRTVDRDVLLIEQLGLKLVYALNTHVHADHVTGTGLIKRKVSGVKSVISKASGATADLYVEPGDKVHFGDLFLEVRATPGHTKGCVTYVTGDAPDQPQPRMAFTGDAVLIRGCGRTDFQGGSSEQLYKSIHTQICTLPKSTLIYPAHDYRGFTVSTVGEEMEHNPRLTKDEEKFKNIMANLNLSYPKMIDIAVPANMVCGIQTNP